From Lolium perenne isolate Kyuss_39 chromosome 5, Kyuss_2.0, whole genome shotgun sequence, a single genomic window includes:
- the LOC127303210 gene encoding uncharacterized mitochondrial protein AtMg00810-like, translating to MAYLLLYVDDIILTASTAGLLRQLTDSLRAEFVLKDLGPLHYFLDIEVVRRADGFFLHQRKYAHELLEHAGMLNCNPAPTPIDTKAKLSTSDGSLASDAPFYRYIIGALQYLTLTRPELQYAMQQVCLHMHAPRDAHWAAVKRILRYVCGTMGYGLSLHASPSTSTDLVAYSDADWAGCPDTRHSTNGYCVYLGSSLVSWSSKRQPTVSRSSAEAEYRAVANAVVECTWLRQLLSELSCPVDKATVVFCDNVSAVYLSANPVLDFD from the exons ATGGCCTACCTACTGCTGTATGTCGACGACATCATCTTGACGGCCTCCACCGCTGGTCTTCTTCGACAGCTCACCGACAGCCTTCGCGCCGAGTTTGTGTTGAAGGACCTCGGCCCGCTCCATTACTTCCTCGACATCGAGGTTGTCCGGCGTGCGGACGGGTTCTTCCTTCATCAGCGGAAGTATGCCCACGAGCTCCTCGAGCATGCAGGAATGCTTAACTGCAACCCTGCACCTACTCCTATCGACACGAAGGCCAAGCTCTCCACCAGTGATGGGTCGCTGGCGTCCGACGCGCCGTTCTATCGCTACATCATCGGTGCCCTCCAGTATTTGACGTTGACACGTCCAGAGCTCCAGTACGCCATGCAGCAGGTGTGTTTGCATATGCATGCTCCTCGGGATGCTCATTGGGCCGCGGTCAAGCGGATTCTCCGCTACGTCTGTGGTACCATGGGCTACGGCCTGTCGCTGCATGCCTCGCCCTCGACATCGACCGACCTCGTTGCCTACTCGGACGCGGACTGGGCAGGCTGCCCGGACACTAGGCACTCCACCAATGGCTATTGCGTCTACCTCGGCTCGTCGCTCGTCTCTTGGTCCTCCAAGAGGCAGCCCACCGTGTCTCGCTCCAGTGCCGAGGCCGAGTACCGCGCCGTGGCTAACGCTGTGGTTGAGTGCACGTGGCTTCGCCAGCTTCTGTCCGAGCTCTCTTGTCCCGTTGATAAGGCTACGGTGGTCTTCTGCGACAACGTATCGGCTGTgtacctctccgccaacccc gttttagattttgattaa
- the LOC139831416 gene encoding uncharacterized mitochondrial protein AtMg00820-like, translated as MQDEYNALQRNQTRVLVPRPPRANVITGKCVFKQKLGSDGTLERYKARWVVRGFLQCAGVDFTDTFAPVIKTGTIRTVLHLAASRAWPVHQMDVSNAFLHGHMQEQVYCQ; from the coding sequence ATGCAGGATGAGTACAATGCGCTGCAGCGTAACCAGACCAGGGTGCTGGTTCCCCGGCCCCCTCGCGCCAACGTCATCACCGGCAAATGTGTCTTCAAGCAGAAGCTCGGCTCCGACGGTACTCTCGAGCGTTACAAAGCGCGTTGGGTCGTGCGCGGCTTTCTGCAATGCGCTGGCGTCGACTTCACGGATACGTTTGCCCCGGTCATCAAAACGGGCACGATCCGCACGGTGTTGCACCTTGCCGCCTCTCGCGCGTGGCCAGTGcatcagatggacgtctccaacgccttccttCATGGTCATATGCAGGAGCAGGTATACTGCCAGTAG